One region of Babylonia areolata isolate BAREFJ2019XMU chromosome 29, ASM4173473v1, whole genome shotgun sequence genomic DNA includes:
- the LOC143302301 gene encoding procathepsin L-like codes for MTVEEYRTYNRLQPRPHNSVCSSKHTAVSSQSLPSTVDWRTKGYVTPVKNQGQCGSCWAFSTTGSVEGQHFNKTGVLLSLSEQQLVDCSQDEGNQGCDGGMMDDGFAYIMSQPGGLETESNYPYTAMDGNCTATPSLEVAKVSGCVDVDSEDEDALKHASALVGPVSVAIDASHDSFQSYSGGVYTEDSCSTTQLDHGVLVVGYGTYQGQDYWLVKNSWGPDWGLNGYIMMARNQGNMCGIATMASYPLV; via the exons atg ACGGTGGAGGAGTACCGGACCTACAACAGGCTGCAGCCCCGCCCCCACAACAGTGTGTGTTCCAGCAAGCACACCGCGGTGTCCTCCCAAAGCCTGCCCTCCACTGTGGACTGGAGGACTAAGGGCTACGTCACCCCCGTCAAGAACCAGGGCCAGTGTGGATCTTGCTGGGCCTTCAGCacc actgGGTCAGTGGAGGGTCAGCACTTCAACAAGACTGGAGTTCTTCTGTCCCTGTCCGAGCAACAGCTGGTCGACTGCTCCCAG gatgAGGGTAACCAGGGCTGTGATGGAGGAATGATGGACGATGGGTTCGCCTACATCATGAGCCAGCCAGGAGGTCTGGAGACAGAGAGCAACTATCCCTACACCGCCATGGAT ggtAACTGCACGGCCACGCCCTCCCTGGAGGTGGCCAAGGTGAGTGGCTGTGTGGACGTGGACTCTGAGGACGAGGACGCTCTGAAGCACGCCTCAGCCCTGGTGGGCCCTGTGTCTGTGGCCATTGACGCCAGCCACGACTCCTTCCAGTCCTACAGCGGCG GTGTGTACACTGAGGATTCGTGCAGCACCACGCAGCTGGATCACGGTGTGCTTGTGGTGGGGTACGGTACTTACCAGGGACAGGACTACTGGCTGGTGAAAAACAG CTGGGGCCCTGACTGGGGACTGAACGGCTACATCATGATGGCCAGGAACCAGGGCAACATGTGCGGCATTGCCACCATGGCTTCCTACCCCCTTGTGTGA